Part of the Paludisphaera borealis genome, CGAGGCCCTGGCTGAATACCTCAAGGCCAGCGGCGAGAACAAGCCCGACATGACCGTCACGGTTGCCGTCGACGGCCAGGCTCGCAAGGAGGTCCGGATCACCCCCGCCGACCTGTTCAGCTTCGACGGCACGCTGACCCTTGAAGGCAAGGCACTCGACTCGGGCGAGCACAAGATCTCGATCGTCAAGAAGGGGACCGGGCCGCTCTACTACAACACCTACCTGACCAACTTCACGCTCGAAGACCCGATCACCCGCGCCGGGCTCGAAATCAAGGTCGACCGCAAGGTCTATCGCCTGATCCGCGACGACAAGACGGTCGACGCGGCCGGGGGCCGAGGGCAGGTCGTCGGCCATCGCGTCGAGAAGTACAAGCGCGAGCTGCTGCCCGAAGGGGCGACGCTCAAGAGCGGCGAGCTGGTCGAGGTCGAGCTTGAGATCGACAGCAAGAACGACTACGAGTACCTCGTCTTCGAGGACTACAAGGCGGCCGGCTTCGAGCCCGTCGAGGTCCGCAGCGGCTACAACGGCAACGACCTCGGCGCCTACGTCGAGTTCCGCGACGAGCGGGTCGCGTTCTTCGTCCCGTCGCTCGGCCGGGGCCGCCGCAGCGTCTCGTACCGCCTGCGGGCCGAGATCCCCGGCGCGTTCCACGCCCTGCCCGCCCGAGCCGAGGCCATGTACGCGCCCGAGCTGAAGGGCAATTCCGACGAGATCAAGCTCAACATCGTCGATTGAGCCGGTGGGACGGGTATGCCGAGCCCCCAAATACGAGCCCGAAACGCCAGCGAGTGCACGGCTTCGACTGGCCGACCGGAAATGCACTCGCTGGCGCTTCGGGCTTGTACGAGGCCGGGTTTCCTACGGCGTCATGATGGTTTGAATTTGGGAGGAATCCACCTCAGGTCGTGCTCAACCTGATTGGAAACCGCGCTGACTCATCTTTTCCCGGCTGCCCAGTCGATCCCCTGGAGGACCAAGCGGTTGAAACCGGGGTTGCGGAGCGGGTCGTCCTTGTCCGGCCCGAAGTCGCGGTGGCCGAAGACGGTGTGGAAGACGCGGCCCTTGCCGAAGGTCTGGGTCCATGCGATCGGCCAGGCGACTCCCTCGAATTCGACGACGGCCAGCGGCTCGACGCCGGGCGTCATCTGGAGGTGGTAGTACAGCTCGTCCTTGAGCGGGAAGTCCGAGAGCCCCTTCGCGACCGGATTGTCGGGCTGGGCGATCTTGACGGTGTAGTCCCCCTTGCGGACCTTGCCGTCGGGAAGTCCGAAGTGCGAGAAGACGCCGCCGAGCATGAGCTTGAACTCGGGTTCCCAGTCGGCCGGAGCGTTGTCGCCGCCGTGAATCGAGACGTAGCCCTTGCCCGACTGGACGAAGGCGACGAGGGCCAATTGCTGGGCCTTGGTGAGCTTGATCTCGGGCGCGCGGCGATCGGCGATGGCGACGACCAGGTCGTACTTGGCCAGGGCCGGGGTGTCGAGAACGGCGGCCTCCTCGGTCACGGTCACCTCGTAGCGGCCGGTGTTCTCAAGCTCGGCGGTAAGGTAGAATGCCTGTTCGCGGTATCCGTGATGCTCCCGCTGGCCTCCCGAGAGCAACAGAACCTTGGCGCCGCCGGGCGCTTTTTTCTGGGCGAGCGCCGGGGCGCACGGGAGGCCGATCAGGCAGAGGCAAAGCCAACCAATCGCGGATCGAGTCACGGCTGCGCTCCTCGGGGCTGCGGACGTCGGGACGAAGACCTCACGCGTAGGGTAGTCGCAATTTCGGCCCGTCGCAAGCGGCGACGTCGGCCGACCGTATCAATCAACAGAGAGGACGAATCATGAAGCGTACGTATTTCCAGGCTCGTCGATTCTTCGGCGTCGCCGCGAGCCTCGTCGTGGCCGCGGGCCTCATGGGCGCCGACGATCCCAAGAAGACGGTCGAAGCGGGCGGAGTGACTTTCAAGGCGCCCGAGTCGTGGAAGTCGGTCCCGACCAAGTCCCAGATGCGTAAGGCCCAGCTTCGGGTCGAGCCGATCAAGGGCGACGACTTCCCGGCCGACTTGGTCGTCTACGTGTTCCCCGGCGGCGCCGGCAGCGTCGACGCCAACGTCGAGCGTTGGCAGAAACAGTTCAAGGATGCCGACGGCAAGACCCCCAAGATCGAGAGCAAGAAGGTCAAGGCGAAGAACGCCGAGGCGACCCGGGTCGAGACCTCGGGCTTGTACCACCCCACGGCCTTCCCCGGCATGCCCGCCGAGCCCGACCGGCCCAACGCCCGGCTCCTGGGCGCGATCGTCGTGACCGACAAGTACGGCTACTTCCTGAAGATGGTCGGACCCGACAAGACCATGAAGGAAGCTTCCAAGGCCTTCGACGAGCTGATCTCCTCGCTCGAGGTCGGCGAGAACTGAGAGAGGATCGGGTCCATGTCGTCCGCGACCATCGTCTGCGCGCGTTGCACGCTCGCGAACTACGGGACGGACCGCTTCTGCGCGGGCTGCGGGTTGCCGATGGGCGGCGTGCAGCCCGACGCCGGTGCCGCGGCCGAGGCGCTCGGGCCCTACGAGGCGCCCGAGCCCGCCGACCCCGACGTCGAGCGGACGATTCACGCGTTCGTCGAGCGCTCCGGCTTCGAGATCGCCCCCGCCCCTCGCGGCTGGCAGGCGACCGTCCCGTTGCGCCTCGACCGCCGGCAGGCCGTCTACCTCGGCCCGGCGGGCGTCGACGCCGAGGGCCGCGCCCTGGTCGCGTTCGTCTCGGTCTGCGGGCCGGTCAACGACCGCGACTGCCGCATCCTCCTGAAGCTCAACGCTCGCATGACCGACGGCTGCTTCGCCATCCGCGTCCTGCGCGGCGAGGAGTATTTCGTCTTCGTCGAGAACCTCCCCGTCGCTTTCTGCGCCCTGATCGACTCCCAGAAGCTCCTGCGGCGGATCGCCGACCTGGCCGACGGCCTCGAAGACCGCCTCTCGCGCGGCCGCGACCTCTACTGACCGTCAAACGTCCTATTTCAACACCACTCGCTGTCCCTCGTGATGGCTTGAGATCTCGTCCGGGATGTGATTGACTATCGAGTATGCATGCATTGTCTCTCGTGCGCCTCGTAACCCCGGGGTCATCGGGAGGGGCCATGGTTGCCTCGCGTAGAG contains:
- a CDS encoding ThuA domain-containing protein encodes the protein MTRSAIGWLCLCLIGLPCAPALAQKKAPGGAKVLLLSGGQREHHGYREQAFYLTAELENTGRYEVTVTEEAAVLDTPALAKYDLVVAIADRRAPEIKLTKAQQLALVAFVQSGKGYVSIHGGDNAPADWEPEFKLMLGGVFSHFGLPDGKVRKGDYTVKIAQPDNPVAKGLSDFPLKDELYYHLQMTPGVEPLAVVEFEGVAWPIAWTQTFGKGRVFHTVFGHRDFGPDKDDPLRNPGFNRLVLQGIDWAAGKR